TTGGTGTTGTGGTTGGATTTTTCTCTGGTCTTCTTGGCATTGGTGGCGGAATTATACTTAACCCTGCTTTAATCAAGTTGGGTATTCCTCCAATTGTCACCGTGGGAACCTCAGTTGCCCAGATGGTGGGTGCTACAGTCTCAGGATTTTTAGCCCATCTAAAACTAAAAAATATAGATATAAAACTTGGTATCGTTATGATACTTTCCGGCTTTGTTGGTGGCGGATTTGGAGTATTTCTGGCAAAAATACTGGAAGAAGCCGGATATTTTAGAACATTTGTTCTGTCTTTTTATGCTTTTTATCTGGCTTTCACCGGAATAACAATGTTTATAGATGTTCTTAGGAAGAAAAAAGAAGAAAAGAAAAAAAGTGCATTTGTTAGATTTCTGGAAAATCTGCCTTTTAAATATCATTTTGAGTTTGGAACATTTTCTATTCTTATACCTATTTTCATAGGATTAATTTCTGGATTTCTTGCTGCTGTTATGGGAGTTGGTGGTGGGTTTGTTGTGATACCAGCTCTGATATATCTTGCAGGTTTACCTGTTCATAGAGCTGTTGGAATGAGTTTGTTCCAGATGATTTTTATAACTTCATTTCTCACATATTTCCATGGAACTGTAAACTACGGAGTTGATATTGTTCTTGCATTAATTCTTATGGCCGGTTCTTCTTTTGGTGCTGTTTTTGGTTCTGCTGTAGGACAGAAAATAAACAAAAATATAACTAAATTTATCATGGCTTCCCTTGTTTCTGCTGTTTCTATAATGAGTTTTTATCAGCTATTTTTTGAAAAAGGAAAGAAAAAAGAGGCTTTTCATGCTGTTCATAACACTATTTCGGATTTTGCCCATAACCATCCTGAAATTTATTCCTTATCTGTAATAGTTGTCAGTTTAATTGCCGGGACTATAATTAGTATGCTAACCCATAGACTAAAAATATTAATTGAGATTTATATTGAAAAACTTCAACACAGGAAACAGGAAAGTTGAGTTTAAAGATAGGCTGGATTGATTATCTTAATACACTGCCCTTTAATTTTGAGCTTACGGGAATAAAAACGGATTTTGGTTACCAGCTTGTAAAAGGAGTTCCTTCACAAATAAACAGATATCTGAGAGAAGAAGATATTGATGTTGGTTTTGTATCCTCTGCAGAGTATATAGAAAATTTCAAGGATTACTACATACTCCCTGACCTATCTATAAGCTCATTAAATAAAGTGCATTCTGTTCTTGTCTTATCTAAAAAGCCTGTTGACCAGATAACAGAAATAGCCCTGACCACTGCTTCTAAAACTTCCAGATATCTAACCAGAATTGTGTTTGAAAGGTTCTTTAATAAAAAGGTTTCCTATACGCAGCTTGAGGATATAAACAGCGCAGAAACGGTTTTGCTAATAGGAGATGAGGCAATTGCATATAGGGATAAGTTCTCCTATACAATAGACCTGTCAGGAGAGTGGTATAAACATACAAAACTACCTTTTGTTTTTGCTTTATGGTGTGTAAGAAAAGAAAGTTTACAACATAAAAAATCTGAAATAATTCAGCTTTCATCTGTTTTAAAAAAATCAAAGGAAAAATTTTTTGAAGATATTGAAAAATACATAAAAGAAGCAAAAATCAAATTTGATACTGA
The Persephonella sp. DNA segment above includes these coding regions:
- a CDS encoding menaquinone biosynthesis protein gives rise to the protein MSLKIGWIDYLNTLPFNFELTGIKTDFGYQLVKGVPSQINRYLREEDIDVGFVSSAEYIENFKDYYILPDLSISSLNKVHSVLVLSKKPVDQITEIALTTASKTSRYLTRIVFERFFNKKVSYTQLEDINSAETVLLIGDEAIAYRDKFSYTIDLSGEWYKHTKLPFVFALWCVRKESLQHKKSEIIQLSSVLKKSKEKFFEDIEKYIKEAKIKFDTDFAKFYLKNLDFCLSSQHLESLQLFSNYLLEMGLIKGKPDFRIINI
- a CDS encoding sulfite exporter TauE/SafE family protein, which encodes GVVVGFFSGLLGIGGGIILNPALIKLGIPPIVTVGTSVAQMVGATVSGFLAHLKLKNIDIKLGIVMILSGFVGGGFGVFLAKILEEAGYFRTFVLSFYAFYLAFTGITMFIDVLRKKKEEKKKSAFVRFLENLPFKYHFEFGTFSILIPIFIGLISGFLAAVMGVGGGFVVIPALIYLAGLPVHRAVGMSLFQMIFITSFLTYFHGTVNYGVDIVLALILMAGSSFGAVFGSAVGQKINKNITKFIMASLVSAVSIMSFYQLFFEKGKKKEAFHAVHNTISDFAHNHPEIYSLSVIVVSLIAGTIISMLTHRLKILIEIYIEKLQHRKQES